One Bacillus sp. 1780r2a1 DNA segment encodes these proteins:
- a CDS encoding nucleotidyltransferase-like protein → MEDILRPLYQERASKKETLGILLIEKRKTDSPVTDDLDAILFIITSNNELPVFVKQYEYKEQRAALYVASEQQISEWIMMGTNRRTVDWVLNGKVLFDRNEYVANLKKRLLDFPREDRVKRIGIEFAKLIRRFKEGKDFYTSNHYLDAFNHVVHALHHLARLSVLENGFYPEVTVWNQVKKIEPSIYRLYEELVGSQEEINKKLELLFLASELYVNKKVEIGSTHLLTIMSEKEEWTFNELISHQQVNPYAIDLGILLEFLIQKEIVVVHKIETKGKSLYHRHYAINKG, encoded by the coding sequence ATGGAAGATATTTTACGCCCGCTATACCAAGAGCGTGCAAGTAAAAAAGAAACGTTAGGCATTTTATTGATAGAAAAAAGGAAAACAGATTCACCAGTTACAGATGATCTAGATGCCATACTATTTATTATTACAAGTAACAATGAGCTACCTGTGTTTGTTAAGCAATATGAGTATAAAGAACAAAGAGCAGCTCTTTATGTAGCTTCAGAACAGCAAATCAGCGAATGGATTATGATGGGTACCAACCGACGCACTGTGGATTGGGTGTTGAATGGAAAAGTACTGTTTGATCGTAACGAATACGTAGCAAATTTGAAAAAGAGACTGCTCGATTTCCCCCGCGAAGATCGAGTGAAGAGGATAGGTATTGAGTTTGCTAAGCTTATTCGCCGTTTTAAAGAAGGTAAAGATTTTTATACGTCAAATCATTATCTAGATGCATTCAATCATGTGGTTCATGCTTTGCATCATTTAGCGCGTCTTTCCGTACTAGAAAATGGATTTTATCCAGAGGTTACTGTTTGGAATCAAGTGAAAAAAATTGAGCCTTCTATTTATCGTTTATATGAAGAGCTTGTCGGCAGCCAAGAAGAAATAAACAAAAAGCTTGAGCTATTGTTCTTAGCTAGTGAGCTTTATGTGAATAAAAAGGTTGAAATAGGTTCTACACATCTATTAACAATTATGAGTGAAAAAGAAGAGTGGACGTTTAATGAGCTCATTTCACATCAGCAAGTTAACCCATACGCAATTGATCTAGGAATCTTACTCGAATTTCTCATCCAAAAAGAGATTGTAGTCGTTCATAAAATAGAAACAAAAGGAAAGAGTTTATATCACCGCCATTATGCTATTAATAAGGGGTAA
- a CDS encoding YgzB family protein, protein MGIKYSSKINKIRTFALSLIFIGFIVMYGGIFFKSSMWLMTIFMLLGLLCIVASTVVYFWIGMLSTKAVQVTCPTCNKHTKMLGRVDLCMHCNEPLTLDPALDGKEFNEKYNRKDTKKADSIS, encoded by the coding sequence ATGGGAATTAAATACTCAAGTAAAATCAATAAAATCAGGACATTTGCATTAAGCTTAATTTTTATTGGCTTCATCGTGATGTATGGAGGAATCTTTTTTAAATCTTCCATGTGGCTTATGACCATTTTTATGCTATTGGGGTTACTATGTATTGTCGCTAGTACCGTTGTTTATTTTTGGATTGGCATGCTTTCTACTAAAGCTGTCCAGGTCACATGTCCAACCTGCAATAAACATACAAAAATGCTTGGAAGAGTAGACTTATGTATGCACTGTAATGAGCCTTTGACTTTAGACCCAGCACTTGACGGGAAGGAATTTAACGAAAAGTATAATAGGAAAGACACAAAGAAAGCTGATAGTATATCATAA
- the perR gene encoding peroxide-responsive transcriptional repressor PerR yields the protein MLKETGVRITPQRHAILEYLINSMTHPTADDIYKALEDKFPNMSVATVYNNLRVFKEVGIVKELTYGDASSRFDYITTEHYHVICEECGKIVDFHYPGLDEVEALAAHITGFDISHHRMEIYGTCSDCTTKKAH from the coding sequence ATGCTGAAAGAAACTGGCGTTCGCATTACACCGCAACGTCATGCTATTTTAGAGTATTTAATCAATTCAATGACACATCCAACTGCTGATGATATTTATAAAGCATTGGAGGATAAATTTCCTAATATGAGTGTGGCAACCGTTTATAATAATCTACGCGTATTTAAAGAAGTAGGAATTGTAAAAGAGCTAACTTACGGAGATGCTTCAAGTCGTTTTGATTATATTACGACAGAGCATTACCACGTAATATGCGAAGAGTGTGGGAAAATCGTTGACTTCCATTATCCAGGATTAGATGAAGTAGAAGCACTTGCAGCGCACATTACCGGGTTTGATATTAGTCACCATCGTATGGAGATTTATGGTACTTGTTCGGATTGTACAACTAAAAAAGCACATTAA